The proteins below are encoded in one region of Coriobacteriia bacterium:
- the accB gene encoding acetyl-CoA carboxylase biotin carboxyl carrier protein, with product MRPVHITDTTLRDAHQSLWATRMEIGDMLPILPKMDSVGYWSIEAWGGATFDSCLRFLDENPWERLRTVKKHLPNTPIQMLLRGQNLVGYKHYSDEIVTRFVRASKRNGIDVFRVFDALNDIRNVEASAAAVKECGGLFEGAISYTVSPVHTLDSYLEYAQQLKELGADTICIKDMAGMLTPFRTEKMVRALKTEIGLPVHVHCHYIGGMAPMNYVKAAEAGADIVDTAVVALAFGNSQPAVETIVAALKESPYDTGLDLDLLFEIAEYWEGVRERKHLKRGITTLLSMEVFSHQVPGGMMSNLVSQLEQQKALDRLPDVLAEIPKVRAEVGYPPLVTPLSQIVGTQAVMNVLTGKRWNIVPQEMRDYIRGYYGKAPGPMNTEVVDKVLGGDAPLAADIRPGSLVTTTYAEVEAEIGDLAKSEEDVLMYALFPNEARTYLSSHKEGAEKAVFMMSEELHTVREEDSVDVNQIRELIKVVEASDISEIVIEEGESKVTVRRGGVAAPAAAPATASASTAPAPASEPPLTAPVPGARPAEWKTVVAPMVGTFYEAPSPGTPAFVHVGDAFVEGQPLCILEAMKLMNEIPAEEAGVIREIAAKNGDLCEYGAVLFYYEPA from the coding sequence GATCGGCGACATGCTGCCGATCCTCCCGAAGATGGACTCAGTCGGCTACTGGTCGATAGAGGCGTGGGGCGGTGCGACCTTCGACTCGTGCCTGCGTTTCCTCGACGAGAACCCTTGGGAGCGACTGCGTACGGTCAAGAAGCACCTGCCCAACACGCCGATTCAGATGCTGCTCCGAGGCCAGAACCTCGTGGGCTACAAGCACTACTCCGACGAGATCGTCACACGCTTCGTTCGGGCATCCAAGCGCAACGGAATCGATGTCTTCCGCGTCTTCGACGCGCTCAACGACATCCGTAACGTCGAGGCCTCGGCGGCCGCGGTCAAGGAGTGCGGCGGCCTGTTCGAGGGTGCCATCTCCTACACCGTCAGCCCGGTGCACACTCTGGACTCCTATCTCGAGTACGCGCAGCAGCTCAAGGAGCTAGGCGCCGACACCATCTGCATCAAGGACATGGCTGGCATGTTGACGCCGTTCCGTACCGAGAAGATGGTCCGTGCGCTCAAGACCGAGATCGGCCTGCCGGTCCACGTTCACTGTCACTACATCGGTGGTATGGCCCCGATGAACTACGTGAAGGCCGCCGAGGCGGGTGCCGACATCGTCGACACCGCCGTCGTTGCGCTGGCCTTCGGCAACAGCCAGCCGGCGGTCGAGACGATCGTCGCTGCGCTCAAGGAGTCGCCGTACGACACCGGTTTGGACCTCGACCTGCTTTTCGAGATCGCCGAGTACTGGGAGGGCGTGCGCGAGCGCAAGCACCTCAAGCGCGGCATTACCACGCTTCTGTCGATGGAGGTCTTCAGCCACCAGGTCCCCGGTGGCATGATGAGCAACCTCGTTTCGCAGCTGGAGCAGCAAAAGGCCTTGGACCGGCTCCCCGACGTGCTCGCCGAGATCCCGAAGGTTCGCGCGGAGGTTGGGTACCCGCCGCTCGTGACGCCGCTTTCGCAGATCGTCGGCACGCAGGCGGTTATGAACGTCCTAACCGGCAAGCGCTGGAACATCGTGCCGCAAGAGATGCGTGACTACATCCGTGGCTACTACGGCAAGGCGCCGGGTCCGATGAACACCGAGGTCGTCGACAAGGTTCTGGGCGGCGATGCACCCCTTGCGGCCGACATTCGGCCTGGCTCGCTGGTCACCACCACGTATGCCGAGGTCGAGGCAGAGATTGGGGATCTCGCGAAGAGCGAGGAGGACGTGCTTATGTACGCCCTCTTCCCCAACGAGGCGCGCACGTACTTGAGTTCCCACAAGGAGGGCGCCGAGAAGGCGGTCTTCATGATGAGCGAAGAACTTCACACTGTCAGGGAGGAAGACTCGGTGGACGTCAACCAGATCCGTGAACTCATCAAGGTCGTTGAGGCCTCAGACATCTCCGAAATCGTGATCGAAGAGGGCGAGTCCAAGGTCACGGTGCGTCGAGGCGGAGTCGCCGCTCCTGCAGCCGCCCCAGCGACTGCGTCCGCATCCACAGCGCCCGCACCGGCGTCCGAGCCCCCGCTGACCGCCCCAGTCCCAGGCGCACGTCCTGCGGAGTGGAAGACGGTTGTCGCACCCATGGTCGGCACCTTCTACGAGGCACCGTCTCCCGGCACGCCCGCATTCGTGCACGTGGGGGACGCGTTCGTCGAAGGCCAGCCGCTGTGCATCCTCGAGGCGATGAAGCTCATGAACGAGATTCCCGCCGAGGAGGCCGGAGTGATCCGCGAGATCGCGGCCAAGAACGGTGACCTGTGCGAGTACGGCGCCGTGCTGTTCTACTACGAGCCCGCCTAA